A genome region from Macaca nemestrina isolate mMacNem1 chromosome 20, mMacNem.hap1, whole genome shotgun sequence includes the following:
- the LOC105463837 gene encoding zinc finger protein 155 isoform X3 yields the protein MTTFKEAVTFKDVAVFFTEEELGLLDPAQRKLYRDVMLENFRNLLSAGHQPFHQDTFHFLREEKFWMMETVTQREGNSGSKIQTELESVPEAGTQEEWSCQQIWEQIAKDLTRSQDSIINNSQFFENGDVPSQVEAGLPTIHIGQKPSQGGKCKQSFSDVSIFDLPQQLYSGEKSHTCDECGKSICYISALHVHQRVHMGDKLFTCDVCGKEFSQSSHLQTHQRVHTGEKPFKCEQCGKGFSRRSALNVHHKLHTGEKPYICEACGKAFIHDSQLKEHKRIHTGEKPFKCDICGKSFHFRSRLKSHFMVHTGEKPFRCDTCDKSFHQRSALNRHCMVHTGEKPYRCEQCGKGFIGRLDFYKHQVVHTGEKPYNCKECGKSFRWSSCLLNHQRVHSGEKSFKCEECGKGFYTNSQLSSHQRSHNGEKPYKCEECGKGYVTKFNLDLHQRVHTGERPYNCKECGKSFSRASSILNHKRLHCQKKPFKCEDCGKRLTQGERRTTHRRIHTGEKPFKCEICGKCFCLRSSLNRHCMVHTAEKLYKSEECGKAFIDRLDLHKHQMIHTGQKPYNCKECGKSFRWSSYLLIHQRIHSGEKPYRCEECGKGYISKSGLNLHQRVHTGERPYNCKECGKSFSRASSILNHKKLHCRKKPFKCEDCGKRLVHRSYCKDQQGDDNGENSSKCEDCGKRYKRRLNLDIILSLFLNDM from the exons GAGGCAGTGACCTTCAAGGATGTGGCTGTGTTCTTCACTGAGGAGGAGCTGGGGCTACTGGACCCTGCCCAGAGGAAGCTGTACCGAGACGTGATGCTGGAGAACTTCAGGAACCTGCTCTCAGCGG GGCATCAACCATTCCACCAGGATACTTTCCACTTCCTAAGGGAAGAAAAGTTTTGGATGATGGAGACAGTAACCCAAAGAGAAGGGAATTCAG GAAGCAAGATCCAAACTGAGTTGGAGTCTGTTCCAGAAGCAGGAACACAGGAAGAGTGGTCCTGCCAGCAAATCTGGGAACAAATTGCAAAAGATTTAACCAGGTCTCAGGACTCTATCATAAATAATTCTCAGTTCTTTGAAAATGGTGATGTcccctcccaggttgaagcgggACTGCCCACAATTCACATAGGACAGAAACCTTCCCAGGGTGGGAAGTGTAAACAGTCCTTCAGTGATGTTTCCATCTTTGATCTTCCTCAGCAGTTATACTCAGGAGAGAAGTCTCATACATGTGATGAGTGTGGAAAAAGCATCTGTTACATCTCAGCTCTTCATGTTCATCAGAGGGTCCACATGGGAGACAAACTCTTTACGTGCGATGTGTGTGGCAAGGAATTTAGTCAAAGCTCACATCTGCAGACTCATCAGAGAgtccacactggagagaaaccattcAAATGTGAGCAGTGTGGGAAAGGTTTCAGTCGTAGATCAGCACTGAATGTTCATCATAAATtacacacaggagagaaaccttacatTTGTGAGGCATGTGGGAAGGCCTTCATTCATGATTCCCAGCTTAAGGAACATAAGAGAATCCATACTGGGGAGAAGCCATTCAAATGTGACATATGTGGTAAGAGCTTCCATTTTAGGTCAAGACTTAAGAGCCATTTCATGgttcacacaggagaaaaaccatTTAGGTGTGATACATGTGATAAGAGCTTTCATCAGAGATCAGCACTTAATAGGCATTGCATGGtccacacaggagagaaaccgTACAGATGTGAGCAGTGTGGAAAAGGCTTCATTGGTAGGCTAGATTTTTATAAGCATCAGGTGGtccacacaggagagaaaccatataattgtaaagaatgtgggaagaGCTTCAGATGGTCCTCATGCCTTTTGAACCATCAGCGAGTCCACAGTGGAGAAAAAAGcttcaaatgtgaagaatgtgggaaGGGATTTTATACAAATTCACAACTGTCTTCCCATCAGAGATCCCACAATGGTGAAAAGCCATATAAATGTGAGGAATGTGGGAAGGGCTACGTTACTAAGTTTAATCTTGACTTGCACCAGAGGGTCCACACGGGAGAGAGACCTTATAattgtaaggaatgtgggaagagCTTTAGCCGGGCCTCAAGTATTTTGAATCATAAGAGACTCCACTGCCAGAAAAAACCATTCAAATGTGAGGACTGTGGAAAGAGGCTT acTCAGGGAGAGAGAAGGACGACTCACAGG agaattcatactggggAGAAGCCATTCAAATGTGAAATATGTGGTAAGTGCTTCTGTCTTAGGTCAAGTCTTAATAGGCATTGCATGGTCCACACAGCAGAGAAACTGTACAAATCTGAGGAGTGTGGAAAAGCCTTCATTGATAGGCTAGATTTGCATAAGCATCAGATGATTCACACAGGACAGAAACCGTACAATtgtaaagaatgtgggaagaGCTTTAGATGGTCCTCATATCTTTTGATTCATCAGCGAATCCACAGTGGAGAAAAACCATACAGATGTGAGGAGTGTGGGAAGGGCTACATTAGTAAGTCAGGTCTTAACTTGCACCAGAGGGTCCACACTGGAGAGAGACCTTATAattgtaaggaatgtgggaagagCTTTAGCCGGGCTTCAAGTATTTTGAATCATAAGAAACTCCACTGTCGGAAAAAACCCTTCAAATGTGAGGATTGTGGAAAGAGGCTTGTACACCGGTCATACTGTAAAGACCAACAAGGAGACGACAATGGAGAAAACTCATCCAAATGTGAGGACTGTGGGAAGCGCTACAAGAGGCGCTTGAATCTGgatataattttatcattatttttaaatgatatgtaa
- the LOC105463837 gene encoding zinc finger protein 155 isoform X2, with the protein MTTFKEAVTFKDVAVFFTEEELGLLDPAQRKLYRDVMLENFRNLLSAGHQPFHQDTFHFLREEKFWMMETVTQREGNSGSKIQTELESVPEAGTQEEWSCQQIWEQIAKDLTRSQDSIINNSQFFENGDVPSQVEAGLPTIHIGQKPSQGGKCKQSFSDVSIFDLPQQLYSGEKSHTCDECGKSICYISALHVHQRVHMGDKLFTCDVCGKEFSQSSHLQTHQRVHTGEKPFKCEQCGKGFSRRSALNVHHKLHTGEKPYICEACGKAFIHDSQLKEHKRIHTGEKPFKCDICGKSFHFRSRLKSHFMVHTGEKPFRCDTCDKSFHQRSALNRHCMVHTGEKPYRCEQCGKGFIGRLDFYKHQVVHTGEKPYNCKECGKSFRWSSCLLNHQRVHSGEKSFKCEECGKGFYTNSQLSSHQRSHNGEKPYKCEECGKGYVTKFNLDLHQRVHTGERPYNCKECGKSFSRASSILNHKRLHCQKKPFKCEDCGKRLVHRTYRKDQLRDYSGENPSKCEDCGKRYKRRLNLDILLSLFLNDT; encoded by the exons GAGGCAGTGACCTTCAAGGATGTGGCTGTGTTCTTCACTGAGGAGGAGCTGGGGCTACTGGACCCTGCCCAGAGGAAGCTGTACCGAGACGTGATGCTGGAGAACTTCAGGAACCTGCTCTCAGCGG GGCATCAACCATTCCACCAGGATACTTTCCACTTCCTAAGGGAAGAAAAGTTTTGGATGATGGAGACAGTAACCCAAAGAGAAGGGAATTCAG GAAGCAAGATCCAAACTGAGTTGGAGTCTGTTCCAGAAGCAGGAACACAGGAAGAGTGGTCCTGCCAGCAAATCTGGGAACAAATTGCAAAAGATTTAACCAGGTCTCAGGACTCTATCATAAATAATTCTCAGTTCTTTGAAAATGGTGATGTcccctcccaggttgaagcgggACTGCCCACAATTCACATAGGACAGAAACCTTCCCAGGGTGGGAAGTGTAAACAGTCCTTCAGTGATGTTTCCATCTTTGATCTTCCTCAGCAGTTATACTCAGGAGAGAAGTCTCATACATGTGATGAGTGTGGAAAAAGCATCTGTTACATCTCAGCTCTTCATGTTCATCAGAGGGTCCACATGGGAGACAAACTCTTTACGTGCGATGTGTGTGGCAAGGAATTTAGTCAAAGCTCACATCTGCAGACTCATCAGAGAgtccacactggagagaaaccattcAAATGTGAGCAGTGTGGGAAAGGTTTCAGTCGTAGATCAGCACTGAATGTTCATCATAAATtacacacaggagagaaaccttacatTTGTGAGGCATGTGGGAAGGCCTTCATTCATGATTCCCAGCTTAAGGAACATAAGAGAATCCATACTGGGGAGAAGCCATTCAAATGTGACATATGTGGTAAGAGCTTCCATTTTAGGTCAAGACTTAAGAGCCATTTCATGgttcacacaggagaaaaaccatTTAGGTGTGATACATGTGATAAGAGCTTTCATCAGAGATCAGCACTTAATAGGCATTGCATGGtccacacaggagagaaaccgTACAGATGTGAGCAGTGTGGAAAAGGCTTCATTGGTAGGCTAGATTTTTATAAGCATCAGGTGGtccacacaggagagaaaccatataattgtaaagaatgtgggaagaGCTTCAGATGGTCCTCATGCCTTTTGAACCATCAGCGAGTCCACAGTGGAGAAAAAAGcttcaaatgtgaagaatgtgggaaGGGATTTTATACAAATTCACAACTGTCTTCCCATCAGAGATCCCACAATGGTGAAAAGCCATATAAATGTGAGGAATGTGGGAAGGGCTACGTTACTAAGTTTAATCTTGACTTGCACCAGAGGGTCCACACGGGAGAGAGACCTTATAattgtaaggaatgtgggaagagCTTTAGCCGGGCCTCAAGTATTTTGAATCATAAGAGACTCCACTGCCAGAAAAAACCATTCAAATGTGAGGACTGTGGAAAGAGGCTTGTACACAGGACATACCGTAAAGACCAACTGAGAGACTACAGTGGGGAAAACCCATCCAAATGTGAGGATTGTGGGAAACGCTACAAGAGGCGCTTGAATCTAGATATACTTTTATCGTTATTTCTAAATGACACATAA
- the LOC105463837 gene encoding zinc finger protein 155 isoform X4: MTTFKEAVTFKDVAVFFTEEELGLLDPAQRKLYRDVMLENFRNLLSAGHQPFHQDTFHFLREEKFWMMETVTQREGNSGSKIQTELESVPEAGTQEEWSCQQIWEQIAKDLTRSQDSIINNSQFFENGDVPSQVEAGLPTIHIGQKPSQGGKCKQSFSDVSIFDLPQQLYSGEKSHTCDECGKSICYISALHVHQRVHMGDKLFTCDVCGKEFSQSSHLQTHQRVHTGEKPFKCEQCGKGFSRRSALNVHHKLHTGEKPYICEACGKAFIHDSQLKEHKRIHTGEKPFKCDICGKSFHFRSRLKSHFMVHTGEKPFRCDTCDKSFHQRSALNRHCMVHTGEKPYRCEQCGKGFIGRLDFYKHQVVHTGEKPYNCKECGKSFRWSSCLLNHQRVHSGEKSFKCEECGKGFYTNSQLSSHQRSHNGEKPYKCEECGKGYVTKFNLDLHQRVHTGERPYNCKECGKSFSRASSILNHKRLHCQKKPFKCEDCGKRLVHRTYLHKHQRIHTGEKPFKCEICGKCFCLRSSLNRHCMVHTAEKLYKSEECGKAFIDRLDLHKHQMIHTGQKPYNCKECGKSFRWSSYLLIHQRIHSGEKPYRCEECGKGYISKSGLNLHQRVHTGERPYNCKECGKSFSRASSILNHKKLHCRKKPFKCEDCGKRLVHRSYCKDQQGDDNGENSSKCEDCGKRYKRRLNLDIILSLFLNDM; the protein is encoded by the exons GAGGCAGTGACCTTCAAGGATGTGGCTGTGTTCTTCACTGAGGAGGAGCTGGGGCTACTGGACCCTGCCCAGAGGAAGCTGTACCGAGACGTGATGCTGGAGAACTTCAGGAACCTGCTCTCAGCGG GGCATCAACCATTCCACCAGGATACTTTCCACTTCCTAAGGGAAGAAAAGTTTTGGATGATGGAGACAGTAACCCAAAGAGAAGGGAATTCAG GAAGCAAGATCCAAACTGAGTTGGAGTCTGTTCCAGAAGCAGGAACACAGGAAGAGTGGTCCTGCCAGCAAATCTGGGAACAAATTGCAAAAGATTTAACCAGGTCTCAGGACTCTATCATAAATAATTCTCAGTTCTTTGAAAATGGTGATGTcccctcccaggttgaagcgggACTGCCCACAATTCACATAGGACAGAAACCTTCCCAGGGTGGGAAGTGTAAACAGTCCTTCAGTGATGTTTCCATCTTTGATCTTCCTCAGCAGTTATACTCAGGAGAGAAGTCTCATACATGTGATGAGTGTGGAAAAAGCATCTGTTACATCTCAGCTCTTCATGTTCATCAGAGGGTCCACATGGGAGACAAACTCTTTACGTGCGATGTGTGTGGCAAGGAATTTAGTCAAAGCTCACATCTGCAGACTCATCAGAGAgtccacactggagagaaaccattcAAATGTGAGCAGTGTGGGAAAGGTTTCAGTCGTAGATCAGCACTGAATGTTCATCATAAATtacacacaggagagaaaccttacatTTGTGAGGCATGTGGGAAGGCCTTCATTCATGATTCCCAGCTTAAGGAACATAAGAGAATCCATACTGGGGAGAAGCCATTCAAATGTGACATATGTGGTAAGAGCTTCCATTTTAGGTCAAGACTTAAGAGCCATTTCATGgttcacacaggagaaaaaccatTTAGGTGTGATACATGTGATAAGAGCTTTCATCAGAGATCAGCACTTAATAGGCATTGCATGGtccacacaggagagaaaccgTACAGATGTGAGCAGTGTGGAAAAGGCTTCATTGGTAGGCTAGATTTTTATAAGCATCAGGTGGtccacacaggagagaaaccatataattgtaaagaatgtgggaagaGCTTCAGATGGTCCTCATGCCTTTTGAACCATCAGCGAGTCCACAGTGGAGAAAAAAGcttcaaatgtgaagaatgtgggaaGGGATTTTATACAAATTCACAACTGTCTTCCCATCAGAGATCCCACAATGGTGAAAAGCCATATAAATGTGAGGAATGTGGGAAGGGCTACGTTACTAAGTTTAATCTTGACTTGCACCAGAGGGTCCACACGGGAGAGAGACCTTATAattgtaaggaatgtgggaagagCTTTAGCCGGGCCTCAAGTATTTTGAATCATAAGAGACTCCACTGCCAGAAAAAACCATTCAAATGTGAGGACTGTGGAAAGAGGCTTGTACACAGGACATACC TTCAT aaacatcagagaattcatactggggAGAAGCCATTCAAATGTGAAATATGTGGTAAGTGCTTCTGTCTTAGGTCAAGTCTTAATAGGCATTGCATGGTCCACACAGCAGAGAAACTGTACAAATCTGAGGAGTGTGGAAAAGCCTTCATTGATAGGCTAGATTTGCATAAGCATCAGATGATTCACACAGGACAGAAACCGTACAATtgtaaagaatgtgggaagaGCTTTAGATGGTCCTCATATCTTTTGATTCATCAGCGAATCCACAGTGGAGAAAAACCATACAGATGTGAGGAGTGTGGGAAGGGCTACATTAGTAAGTCAGGTCTTAACTTGCACCAGAGGGTCCACACTGGAGAGAGACCTTATAattgtaaggaatgtgggaagagCTTTAGCCGGGCTTCAAGTATTTTGAATCATAAGAAACTCCACTGTCGGAAAAAACCCTTCAAATGTGAGGATTGTGGAAAGAGGCTTGTACACCGGTCATACTGTAAAGACCAACAAGGAGACGACAATGGAGAAAACTCATCCAAATGTGAGGACTGTGGGAAGCGCTACAAGAGGCGCTTGAATCTGgatataattttatcattatttttaaatgatatgtaa
- the LOC105463837 gene encoding zinc finger protein 230 isoform X1: protein MTTFKEAVTFKDVAVFFTEEELGLLDPAQRKLYQDVMLENFTNLLSVGHQPFHPFHFLREEKFWMMETATQREGSSGGRTVVEAGPHEDCPCQQIWEQTASDLTQSQDSIINNSHFFEQGDVPSQVEAELSIIHTGQKPSQNGKCKQSFSDVAIFDLPQQLHSGEKSHTCKECGKSFCYISALRIHQRVHLREKLSKCDMRGKEFSQSSCLQTHERVYTGEKPFKCEQCGKAFRCRAILQVHCKLHTGEKPYICEKCGRAFIHDFQLQKHQRIHTGEKPFKCEICGKCFCLRSSLNRHCMVHTAEKLYKSEECGKAFIDRLDLHKHQMIHTGQKPYNCKECGKSFRWSSYLLIHQRIHSGEKPYRCEECGKGYISKSGLNLHQRVHTGERPYNCKECGKSFSRASSILNHKKLHCRKKPFKCEDCGKRLVHRSYCKDQQGDDNGENSSKCEDCGKRYKRRLNLDIILSLFLNDM, encoded by the exons ATGACCACATTCAAG GAGGCAGTGACCTTCAAGGACGTGGCTGTGTTCTTCACTGAGGAGGAGCTGGGGCTGCTGGACCCTGCCCAGAGGAAGCTGTACCAAGATGTGATGCTTGAGAACTTCACAAACCTGCTGTCAGTGG GGCATCAACCGTTCCACCCTTTCCACTTCCTAAGGGAAGAAAAGTTTTGGATGATGGAGACAGCAACCCAAAGAGAGGGAAGTTCAG GAGGCAGGACTGTTGTGGAAGCAGGACCACATGAAGACTGCCCTTGCCAGCAAATCTGGGAACAAACTGCAAGTGACTTAACCCAGTCTCAAGACTCCATCATAAATAATTCTCACTTCTTTGAACAAGGTGATGTCCCTTCCCAGGTTGAGGCAGAACTATCTATAATTCATACAGGACAGAAACCTTCACAGAATGGGAAGTGTAAACAATCCTTCAGTGATGTTGCCATCTTTGATCTTCCTCAGCAGTTACACTCAGGAGAGAAGTCTCATACATGCAAGGAGTGTGGAAAAAGCTTCTGTTACATCTCAGCTCTTCGTATTCACCAGAGAGTTCACTTGAGAGAGAAACTCTCTAAGTGTGACATGCGTGGTAAGGAATTCAGTCAGAGTTCATGTCTGCAAACTCATGAGAGAGTctacactggagagaaaccattcAAATGTGAGcagtgtgggaaagccttcagatGTAGAGCGATACTTCAAGTTCATTGCAAATtacacacaggagagaaaccttatATTTGTGAGAAATGTGGGAGGGCCTTCATTCACGATTTCCAGCTTCAgaaacatcagagaattcatactggggAGAAGCCATTCAAATGTGAAATATGTGGTAAGTGCTTCTGTCTTAGGTCAAGTCTTAATAGGCATTGCATGGTCCACACAGCAGAGAAACTGTACAAATCTGAGGAGTGTGGAAAAGCCTTCATTGATAGGCTAGATTTGCATAAGCATCAGATGATTCACACAGGACAGAAACCGTACAATtgtaaagaatgtgggaagaGCTTTAGATGGTCCTCATATCTTTTGATTCATCAGCGAATCCACAGTGGAGAAAAACCATACAGATGTGAGGAGTGTGGGAAGGGCTACATTAGTAAGTCAGGTCTTAACTTGCACCAGAGGGTCCACACTGGAGAGAGACCTTATAattgtaaggaatgtgggaagagCTTTAGCCGGGCTTCAAGTATTTTGAATCATAAGAAACTCCACTGTCGGAAAAAACCCTTCAAATGTGAGGATTGTGGAAAGAGGCTTGTACACCGGTCATACTGTAAAGACCAACAAGGAGACGACAATGGAGAAAACTCATCCAAATGTGAGGACTGTGGGAAGCGCTACAAGAGGCGCTTGAATCTGgatataattttatcattatttttaaatgatatgtaa